The nucleotide sequence AATTGAATGATTATATGTACATATAAAGTCAGAATTTTTTAATTTTAAAGGAGGTTTATATGAAGGGTGAACAATTAGTTGATGAAGTATCCTCGTCAAATGGTCCGTCTTCTGATGTTAACAATAATAAAGATTTGGTAACAATTTCTGTTGAAGAATATGAGAAATTAATATCAGATTCTAAAAGATTGCCAGATATGATATCAAGGGAGGATTTTGAGAGAAGATTAGCTGAAGCTGAGAGTAATTTTACTAAAGCTCGCAAACAAGCTGAAAAACAGGCTGAAGTTGATGCTTTTAAAGATTCTAAACTTTTAGCACACTTAGAGAAAGCCTGCGAGCAGTATGAAATTACTCCTCCATTTGCTAATGCAAGTAGTATTAAGGATGCGAAATTGGCATTCTTAGATGCTATGAAGAAGAAATATAGCATCAAATTTAGGGTAGATGAATCTGGTGATCTTGATTCACAGATTGAGAATATAAGTTTACTTGTACAAGAACTTACAGCTTACAAACAAATGGTAAATTCTCGCAATAGATATGTTGGGAAGATCATAAATAATACTAAAGCACAAAGACATAAGGAGAGACTTATTCCTAGGGAGGTTGTACATGGCTAATTTTGATTTTACTAAAGTAGAGAAAAATTTTACCCCAGGACTTGAGCATAAATCTGGACTGCATCAAACTGAGACTGGAATAGTTGATGTTGGCTCAGATCCTGTAGGTCCTGGAGATTTAGTAGTATCGAGTAAATCATCTTCTATGGGAGATATTTTAGTAAAAAAAGCAACATCTAGTACAGTTAGCGCTTCTTCAAACAACGTTCATGTTATTCGTGGATTTGCTATGAGAAAGACAAATATAGCATCGCATGAGGTGGAGAATTATTTACCAGGTGAACTAATTCCGATTAGACGAAGTGGTGAAGTAGCAGTAACCCTTGATACATCTTTCTCAGATCCTAAAATTGGTCAGTACGTATTCCTTAAATCAGGAAAACTCTCTAAAGAGGGAAAGGGAGGAATTCAGGTTGGAAGAATTAAGGATGTGGGCACTAGTACTACTACTGGTTCGGGTAAGGTAGTGCTATTAGATATTCAGATTGGGACTGAATATGATTCTAGTGGTAATAGAAAATTTTCTTCATAATTTAGGAGGATTTTAGAGTATGAGTAGAAGTATTTTTATAGAGTCAAGTGGTACTTATCGTGGAGATATTGTTCAACTTGCTAAAGAGGGCCTTGAAGAGCTAATGCCTTACAAGATTATAAGCAGGAGTGAGCTTAGACAAGGATATTATGTGGCTCGTAAGGCAGTATTAGAGCATAATGTTACTGCAAGTTTTGGAGATTATAGTAATGAGATTGGAAGGAGTGGTATTTTCTTTCAAGAGATGGCATATAAGATGCATGTATTTGATACAGTGCAGAGAATTTCGCTTAAGGATTTGATGTATGGTTCTGTAAGTGAGGAGGAAGTTAAGGCTAATTTGGAACTTGGTCTTATGAAAGATGCTTATCACTCAATTATTTTTGGAAAACCTGAAATTAAAATGGAAGGTATTGCAACACTTACTGGAAGAAGTAAAATAACGGTTTCATCTGGTTCAACAACACTAACTACTGGAAGTGCTCTGCATCAAAAGGTTGTTGAAGCTAAACGTAAATCTGAGGAGTATAAGGAAAAACTTGATGGGTTTTATCATCTACTCTTACCGCATAAATTTTCACATCTTTTGTTAGATCTCTACAGTGAACCGCAATACATAACAGTAAAGGATGCGCTTTTAAAAGACCATAATATAATAACTTCAGTGTTTAAAGGACTTAGTCATCCAATTCTTTATGAGCCAAATCCAGAAGTAATGTTTGTGCCAATGATTCCTGAAATATTCTTTAGAAGATTTGCAGCTGCTGATGGTGATTATATTCATGCGTCAATGGAGTCAGCAGGTGTTATTCATTTTCATCCACAAGAAGTTGTTGAGATTACTATTTCAAGTTGAGAGTAATTTAGGCTAGCTAGTATTTTGCAAGAGATTTACTAATATGAGCGAGAGTAATGATGATAATGATAAAGATATTCTGGTTATGTGGATAAATACAACTTCAATAGAGTCTTTGAGTATGTGTATTAGAGATGATGGTAATGTAGATATACCATCTTCTCTAAAGCCACAGCTTTTGGAGTGTTTAAGGTATTCAAAATCAATTTTGGGTCTCTATCATATAGAGAGAGACGCTTACAGAAATTGGTTACTTATATTGCTTGATGTTGTGTACTTGGAAGTATTTAATTCTAGGTGTGTTAAGGCTTTGCAACAAAAAGATTGTAAGTTTAGACACTTGCTTGATCAGCTTGATTCTCTTTTTCCTAGAGTTGACCATCAGACTTTCTTAAGTATTGGCTAGTATTTTGAGTGAGGTTAATTTGATTAATATAAGAAAATCGATTTTTAATAGAGTTAAAAGCTTAATTGGGCTTAAGATTAGAAAAAATTTAAATGTTCTAAAGTCTCAAATCCCAGGTCGTCTTAGTGATATATCTAGTATTGAATCTGTAGAGTCAAATAAAGGTTTTGATATTAGTATCAAAGTAGACTCTTCTCTATCAGAGAAATTAGACTTAGGAGAAGTGTACACCCCAGGTTTTCCAAAGCCTAGTTTGGCAAGAATTAGAGCATGGGCTTCTTATAAAGGACTTTGTGATGTTGCAGTTCCTATATGGCTTAAGATAAAAAGTAAGGGTGTTAGTGAGCAGTATACAAACTGGACAAAAAACCTTCAAGATAAGGCAAAGGGGTTGCTTAAATGAAGTTTATGCAGCAATTTTTAAGCACATTTAAGAAGGATTTGAAGAATTATCTATTTTGCAATAAGTTTGCAACAACACAAATTTACTACAAATCTGAAATTTACACTTGTACAACTCTTAAGCTTCCAGCGATAGTTTTTGCATTAAAAAGTGTGGGAGAAGTTGTGCTTAATTGTAAAGATTATTCTTTTGGGATAGGTCTTGATTTTTTAGTTTATACACAAAATAGAGACCATCCAACTCTTGGTCTTGAGATTGCGACTTTGATAGTTAACTGTCTAGTGTCTAAATATTATCTTAAGTCATTTACTATTGATGACTCTCAAGTTATAGATGACGACTTGCAAGATAGTGATATGGTAACTGTAGTGAAAGCCAGTCTTGGTATCAGGATTAATGGTAGTGATTTGGGTTTATTGTGTGTAGGAGGGAAGAAGTAAATGGCCGAACAAAAATTAAAAATGCCTTGTGGTGTTGTTTTAGTATCAGTCAATATTCTTAAGTTCAAGTGGTGCTTTAAGGGTAATGTAATTAAGAATAATACTGCTCCTAGTGATGGGGAGCCTAAGGGCTTGGTTGTAAAAGACGTCCCCTTGTCAACTACCAAACCTAGTAAGTGGAAATCAATCAAAGAATGTATTTTTAGAGTTAAAACTGTAAGTGCAAATTCAAAGCTTGGTACTTTGGATTTAAGAGAAGGTAATTTTTTATACTATCACGACTCAATGTACGATAATTTAAAGGATTTATTTGATGATAATGATGAGATTGAAGTATTACTTTTTAGAACATATTGTATTGGTAATGCATATTCAATAAGTTCAACTAAAGCTACTGAAACATTAAAGACAGTATGTGGTTCAATATCAGCTATTGGTAAGATCCCAGAACAAACAGTTGAATTTTCAGGGTACTCTATTAAGGAGACTTCTGAGAATAGAGAAGAATTGCTTGAGACTTATATAGAGCATTCACATTTTGTAAATCGGAATGTTGTTAAAAAGAATGGTAATGGATATGAGATTGGAAGACGGATAGTCCCTCGTAATTATGAGTTTTTTGTAGTTTTTGTAAATCAAGGTCAAAGTGAAGACCAGAGGACCAAATTTATGATTGGGCAAGGGCAAATAGCAACATTTAGTCCAGGGCAG is from Borrelia turicatae 91E135 and encodes:
- a CDS encoding terminase, which translates into the protein MKGEQLVDEVSSSNGPSSDVNNNKDLVTISVEEYEKLISDSKRLPDMISREDFERRLAEAESNFTKARKQAEKQAEVDAFKDSKLLAHLEKACEQYEITPPFANASSIKDAKLAFLDAMKKKYSIKFRVDESGDLDSQIENISLLVQELTAYKQMVNSRNRYVGKIINNTKAQRHKERLIPREVVHG
- a CDS encoding phage cement protein, with the protein product MANFDFTKVEKNFTPGLEHKSGLHQTETGIVDVGSDPVGPGDLVVSSKSSSMGDILVKKATSSTVSASSNNVHVIRGFAMRKTNIASHEVENYLPGELIPIRRSGEVAVTLDTSFSDPKIGQYVFLKSGKLSKEGKGGIQVGRIKDVGTSTTTGSGKVVLLDIQIGTEYDSSGNRKFSS